A stretch of Methanobacterium sp. Maddingley MBC34 DNA encodes these proteins:
- a CDS encoding hypothetical protein (PFAM: Terminase-like family), translated as MVTTEELLAQVEDRVGPIRGDVGIDPTFIDDFPTPLDLAIADKPAYGKPNHLIKVEAALLKAWYDKESTAISMASRWGKSETVVYFLAWLYAQYPELKIMIVSYNQKLSTKFTRNVKRVIERFSPNIMDPDKQTHEYFETKAGGFLLSTSPDGTASGYGAGIVIFDDLLKNPAEALSPTTQEKHREYFEGVASARLEPFCLNDDYETYYDPFIIGIGTLYSTMDLLNSFHEWFESICIPALNDKDESNWPERWTTKALHDKREHMSSSLWNAMYMATPVARGGNLFKEHWLIAETSYPHDWRKMGLFVDPAVSTKNGADNTAITLVKLLPDNRIYVERLWTHKKTVFGNIDFIASLYQTYKPNILRIEDVGFANALVEGLNKRGIPAVGWKPGQRDKNTRIISQLEAPLETSLLCFHPSVLEDKIFRDEYLRFPASPHDDTLDVLAIAVESMYEREKKVEMFLGVA; from the coding sequence ATGGTGACAACTGAAGAACTGTTGGCACAAGTTGAGGACCGTGTTGGTCCGATCCGCGGTGATGTGGGTATTGATCCCACCTTCATTGATGACTTCCCCACACCTCTGGATTTAGCCATTGCAGATAAACCAGCTTATGGTAAACCTAACCACTTGATTAAGGTTGAGGCTGCATTATTAAAAGCCTGGTATGACAAGGAATCAACAGCGATCTCCATGGCTTCGAGGTGGGGGAAGTCTGAAACCGTGGTTTACTTCTTAGCATGGCTTTATGCTCAATATCCAGAGTTAAAGATAATGATTGTTAGTTACAATCAGAAGCTATCCACTAAGTTCACCAGGAACGTTAAAAGAGTTATTGAACGGTTTAGTCCTAACATCATGGATCCAGATAAGCAAACCCATGAGTACTTTGAAACTAAAGCCGGTGGGTTCCTATTATCAACATCCCCTGATGGTACTGCCAGCGGTTATGGTGCTGGCATTGTGATCTTTGATGACTTGTTAAAGAACCCGGCTGAAGCATTATCCCCTACTACTCAAGAGAAACACAGGGAATACTTTGAGGGTGTTGCTAGTGCTAGATTAGAACCTTTCTGCCTTAATGATGATTATGAGACTTATTATGATCCCTTTATCATTGGTATTGGTACTTTGTACTCTACCATGGACTTGTTAAACAGCTTCCATGAATGGTTTGAAAGTATCTGTATTCCAGCTTTGAATGATAAGGATGAGTCTAATTGGCCTGAAAGATGGACAACTAAGGCTTTACATGATAAAAGGGAGCATATGTCTAGCAGTCTTTGGAATGCCATGTATATGGCAACTCCAGTAGCTCGTGGGGGTAATCTCTTCAAGGAACACTGGTTAATTGCAGAAACCAGCTACCCTCATGATTGGCGAAAAATGGGGCTTTTTGTAGATCCGGCGGTTTCTACTAAGAATGGTGCTGATAATACTGCCATTACTTTGGTTAAGTTATTACCAGATAATCGAATATATGTTGAGCGTTTATGGACCCATAAGAAGACTGTTTTTGGAAATATAGATTTCATAGCTTCTCTTTATCAGACATATAAGCCAAATATCCTCCGTATTGAGGACGTGGGGTTTGCTAATGCATTGGTTGAGGGTTTAAATAAAAGAGGTATTCCAGCAGTTGGTTGGAAGCCTGGACAAAGGGATAAAAATACCCGGATTATATCTCAGTTGGAAGCTCCCTTGGAGACCAGTTTATTGTGTTTCCATCCTTCTGTTTTGGAAGATAAAATTTTCAGGGATGAATATCTCCGTTTCCCAGCATCACCTCATGATGATACTTTGGATGTGTTGGCAATAGCTGTTGAGAGTATGTATGAACGAGAAAAAAAAGTGGAGATGTTCCTAGGGGTTGCTTAA
- a CDS encoding site-specific recombinase XerD (PFAM: Phage integrase family), which translates to MKFAMAEIKNDLMASNWIDGSELEDRTAESYYTHIRRYCNFNEMTPTELIEEAREDQEKSPWMAQRRIKPRMVKYNKYLNNETEMTYASRKLAIGIVKIFYTEYEIELPKKIKVKESVEEKKERSKQKIPTIEDIREAVGESNYKYSAFILLLSTSGMSKNEARHLTLEDYYHALGFEEYDPSILKELNDHVAKNTIPTFKNILRRKTGIEYTTFCTPETMRYINKYLAREYMNKEPLNGPETKLFVPFQQEKNKSGMISDQSIATYFRKLNGRIGWGKSGKFIFFHPHSLRKFFATTLNNNRVPFTFTHWLLGHKIDITTETVTDPYIKNTDLEKLKREYHRVIPYLSIKETDVEVIEDNQARKFKVQLKQQSEEIAELKRTIGIISDHEKTKKPD; encoded by the coding sequence ATGAAGTTCGCAATGGCTGAAATCAAAAACGATCTCATGGCAAGCAATTGGATCGATGGGAGTGAATTAGAAGATAGAACAGCTGAATCTTATTATACCCACATTCGACGTTATTGTAATTTTAACGAAATGACACCCACAGAATTAATCGAAGAAGCAAGAGAAGACCAGGAAAAGAGTCCTTGGATGGCTCAACGACGAATAAAACCAAGGATGGTCAAATATAATAAATATCTGAATAATGAAACTGAAATGACTTATGCAAGCCGGAAACTAGCAATTGGGATTGTAAAAATATTTTATACTGAATATGAAATTGAACTACCTAAAAAAATAAAGGTCAAAGAATCAGTAGAAGAGAAAAAGGAAAGAAGTAAACAGAAAATTCCAACTATTGAAGATATTAGGGAAGCGGTGGGTGAATCGAACTACAAATACAGTGCTTTTATATTGCTTTTATCAACCTCTGGAATGAGTAAAAACGAGGCCAGGCATTTAACTCTGGAAGATTATTATCATGCATTAGGATTTGAAGAGTATGACCCCTCCATTTTGAAAGAGCTTAATGACCATGTTGCTAAAAATACCATTCCTACGTTCAAGAATATATTACGTCGAAAAACAGGGATAGAATATACTACTTTTTGCACTCCCGAAACCATGAGATATATAAACAAATATCTTGCCAGGGAATATATGAATAAAGAACCTCTTAATGGCCCCGAAACTAAATTATTTGTACCTTTCCAGCAAGAGAAAAATAAAAGTGGAATGATTAGTGATCAAAGTATAGCCACTTATTTCAGAAAGTTAAATGGGAGAATAGGATGGGGTAAAAGTGGAAAGTTTATCTTTTTCCATCCTCACTCATTAAGGAAGTTTTTTGCTACGACTTTAAACAATAATAGAGTCCCATTCACATTCACCCATTGGTTATTAGGTCATAAAATTGATATAACGACTGAAACAGTTACAGACCCTTATATCAAAAATACTGACTTGGAGAAATTAAAAAGAGAATACCATCGGGTGATCCCTTACCTTAGCATCAAAGAGACTGATGTTGAGGTTATAGAAGATAATCAGGCTAGGAAATTTAAAGTCCAGCTCAAGCAACAATCTGAAGAAATAGCAGAACTTAAACGCACAATAGGAATTATATCAGACCACGAAAAAACCAAAAAACCAGACTAA
- a CDS encoding putative RNA-binding protein, with protein MMRNDKKLEKIANSFVLLIEFKEDEKLNNGINRILPEIKGIEEIETAMNNTDARFYIRESEFYDTVTVDLDMEPVKAIKQLRKTPTVAIEKAVPLDSVVSSPLESVIKAILKVASMKIAKDESFTVRCQFKGDRLKSIENINSPDKLINHISNELCDELGLEYRDKNTDWIIQIEELGEDTGIAVCRPDEILMK; from the coding sequence ATGATGAGAAATGACAAAAAGTTAGAAAAAATAGCAAATAGTTTTGTTTTATTAATAGAATTTAAAGAAGATGAAAAGTTAAACAATGGAATAAATCGAATTTTACCTGAAATCAAAGGAATAGAAGAAATAGAAACAGCAATGAATAATACAGACGCACGGTTTTATATTAGGGAATCAGAATTTTATGACACAGTTACCGTGGATCTGGATATGGAACCCGTGAAGGCCATAAAACAGTTGCGAAAAACACCAACAGTGGCAATTGAAAAAGCAGTACCCCTCGATTCTGTGGTATCTTCCCCTCTGGAGAGTGTGATTAAAGCTATCCTAAAAGTAGCATCAATGAAGATAGCTAAAGATGAATCTTTCACCGTGCGATGCCAATTCAAAGGTGACCGGTTGAAGAGTATAGAAAATATCAACTCACCAGATAAATTAATCAATCACATATCCAATGAATTGTGTGATGAACTGGGCCTTGAATACAGGGATAAAAACACAGACTGGATAATTCAAATAGAAGAACTGGGTGAAGATACAGGGATTGCTGTTTGCCGGCCGGATGAGATTTTAATGAAATAA
- a CDS encoding methyl coenzyme M reductase subunit C-related protein (PFAM: Methyl-coenzyme M reductase operon protein C), with protein sequence MYKILHFSGGVYKFDLLSEHVEDVGGLLFQENRLQISRGASFLSEEVQVIFMVPPNEVSSVKELASELKGEIQVVELDEPLKSNLINSLAIYNILCRAEDWVNHDVISESDEYIPEYGFVESGDNHNLNNLEECLDLMLSLELIEKRENEGKTEYRILIRDNI encoded by the coding sequence ATGTACAAAATATTGCATTTTAGTGGTGGAGTGTACAAGTTCGACCTACTGTCAGAACACGTGGAAGATGTAGGTGGATTGTTATTCCAGGAAAATCGCCTGCAGATCAGTAGAGGTGCTTCCTTTCTATCTGAAGAGGTTCAGGTAATTTTCATGGTGCCTCCCAACGAAGTGTCCAGTGTTAAGGAACTTGCCAGTGAACTAAAAGGAGAAATCCAAGTAGTTGAACTTGACGAACCATTAAAAAGTAACCTCATAAATTCACTGGCCATCTACAACATCCTTTGTAGGGCAGAGGATTGGGTTAATCATGATGTTATTTCAGAATCAGATGAATATATTCCAGAATATGGTTTTGTAGAATCTGGTGATAATCATAATCTCAATAATCTGGAAGAATGTTTAGATCTGATGCTGTCCCTTGAACTCATAGAAAAACGGGAAAATGAGGGGAAAACAGAGTATCGTATTTTAATAAGGGATAATATCTAA
- a CDS encoding putative membrane protein (PFAM: Protein of unknown function DUF131~TIGRFAM: TIGR00304 family protein), which translates to MIKGETIIFMGIAAVILGMVLIFIGTAFLSSGKTEGSENAKVSTGGVILIGPIPIIFGNDKSMVSIAVLGAVIVMIIAYILFYRGSL; encoded by the coding sequence ATGATTAAAGGAGAAACCATTATTTTCATGGGCATTGCCGCTGTAATTCTGGGTATGGTGCTAATATTTATAGGCACTGCATTCCTGTCCTCTGGAAAAACTGAAGGCAGTGAAAATGCAAAGGTTAGTACCGGTGGAGTGATTTTAATTGGACCTATACCAATCATATTCGGCAATGACAAGAGTATGGTTTCCATTGCCGTGCTTGGTGCTGTTATTGTAATGATAATAGCCTACATCCTGTTTTACAGGGGAAGTCTCTGA
- a CDS encoding glycosyl transferase (PFAM: Glycosyl transferase family 2), producing the protein MLTYQKYQSDVMKISVVIPALNEEGIVGKTVRSVPIAKLHDIGLETEILVVDNASTDNTSKEASEAGARVVLETKRGYGNAYRRGFKEAQGDIIVMGDADGTYPFDEMAEFIQPILKGDAEFIMGSRLKGDIRPGAMPALHKYIGNPFLTWVLNALFHTGISDAHCGMRAMTREALNKMDLKTAGMEFASEMVIEASRKKLKIAEVPITYYPREGESKLSSFSDGWRHLRFMMMYRPGPFLLIPGAIALILGILLTAVVMLQGISRMHSLMLGGLLLLIGYQMLLSWLYFGAFGAAYGFSRSSGTIKKLMNYHSLEKELFLGVVLLAIGIIIGLNVLYNWSIGGFGPLYQVQSTVLAMILSILGIQTIFSGMFLSLLLLNKEDKK; encoded by the coding sequence ATGTTAACTTATCAAAAATATCAAAGTGATGTTATGAAGATATCGGTTGTTATCCCAGCACTTAATGAAGAAGGAATTGTGGGCAAAACTGTTAGATCAGTGCCCATCGCCAAACTCCATGATATTGGACTTGAAACGGAAATATTAGTTGTTGACAACGCATCTACGGATAATACTTCTAAAGAAGCTTCTGAAGCAGGGGCTAGGGTTGTTTTAGAAACTAAAAGAGGTTATGGTAATGCTTACCGCCGGGGATTCAAGGAAGCCCAGGGCGATATAATTGTTATGGGGGATGCCGATGGAACATACCCCTTTGATGAAATGGCTGAATTCATTCAACCAATTTTAAAAGGTGATGCAGAATTCATTATGGGTTCCAGATTAAAAGGAGATATAAGGCCCGGTGCAATGCCAGCCCTCCACAAATATATAGGCAACCCTTTCCTTACCTGGGTCTTAAACGCACTTTTCCATACTGGAATCTCAGATGCCCACTGTGGAATGAGGGCCATGACCAGGGAAGCCCTGAACAAAATGGATCTCAAGACTGCAGGTATGGAATTTGCATCGGAAATGGTTATAGAAGCATCCCGAAAGAAGTTGAAAATAGCCGAAGTTCCCATTACTTACTACCCACGTGAAGGTGAGTCAAAGCTCAGTTCATTCTCTGATGGATGGAGACACCTCAGATTTATGATGATGTACAGGCCAGGCCCTTTCCTACTAATACCTGGTGCCATCGCCCTAATTCTGGGAATACTGCTTACTGCTGTTGTAATGTTACAGGGCATATCCAGAATGCATTCCCTTATGTTAGGTGGTTTACTGCTCTTAATTGGTTACCAAATGCTCCTTTCATGGCTTTATTTCGGAGCCTTCGGAGCCGCCTATGGATTTTCACGAAGTTCAGGAACCATCAAAAAATTAATGAACTACCATTCCCTGGAAAAAGAACTGTTTCTAGGGGTAGTTCTCCTGGCAATTGGAATAATCATTGGGCTGAACGTTCTTTATAACTGGAGTATTGGCGGATTCGGACCATTATATCAGGTTCAAAGTACGGTACTGGCCATGATATTATCCATACTGGGAATCCAGACCATATTCTCAGGAATGTTTTTAAGCTTACTGCTGTTAAATAAAGAAGATAAAAAATAG
- a CDS encoding glycosyltransferase (PFAM: Glycosyl transferases group 1) — protein sequence MKIAFIYDAMYPWVTGGAEKRIYELATRLAQRGHDVHCYSWGWWWSDEGEKDIIYEGIHLHGVGKPAELYTSERRSIKEAVLFAIKLFPILMKEKFDIVDCQGFPFFSCFTSKIHSLCGKSNLVITIHEVWGDYWYQYLGTAGFFGKLVESIMFRLSNRIITVSNKTNNDLKKIRNIPDSKVIPNGINFKEIIDVSSGNGKWQVIYAGRMIKEKRVDLLVKALAEVKEEIPNIKALIIGEGPENQQIKKIASDLILDDNITFLGFMDSHNELISHFKSSEVFVLPSEREGFGIVVLEANASGLPVVVVKSPLNAAIDLIDEGKNGFIAESSTNGLKNKIITAIEHKDEMKTQAIESAREYDWDRIIPLLEQFYQESL from the coding sequence ATGAAGATCGCTTTTATTTACGACGCCATGTACCCATGGGTCACTGGAGGAGCAGAAAAAAGAATATATGAATTGGCTACGCGTTTAGCCCAACGTGGCCACGATGTTCACTGTTACTCCTGGGGTTGGTGGTGGTCTGATGAAGGTGAAAAAGACATAATTTATGAAGGTATTCATTTACATGGTGTTGGAAAACCAGCAGAACTCTACACATCCGAGAGGAGATCCATCAAAGAAGCTGTGCTCTTTGCCATAAAACTATTTCCCATTTTAATGAAAGAGAAGTTTGATATTGTGGATTGCCAGGGATTTCCATTCTTTTCATGTTTCACATCGAAAATTCATTCTCTCTGTGGAAAATCTAATCTGGTTATCACCATCCATGAAGTTTGGGGTGACTACTGGTACCAGTACCTGGGTACTGCAGGATTCTTCGGTAAATTAGTGGAAAGCATCATGTTCCGATTAAGTAACCGGATTATCACTGTATCTAATAAAACCAACAATGATCTTAAAAAAATAAGGAATATTCCTGATTCCAAAGTTATCCCCAATGGTATTAATTTTAAGGAAATAATTGATGTCAGTTCAGGGAATGGGAAATGGCAAGTTATTTATGCCGGTAGAATGATTAAGGAAAAAAGGGTGGATCTACTGGTTAAAGCACTGGCTGAGGTAAAGGAAGAAATACCCAATATCAAGGCTCTTATAATTGGTGAAGGTCCTGAAAATCAACAGATAAAAAAAATAGCCAGTGACCTTATACTGGATGATAACATTACATTTCTAGGATTTATGGATAGCCATAATGAGCTTATTTCCCATTTCAAATCATCAGAAGTGTTCGTTCTACCCTCAGAAAGGGAGGGTTTTGGGATAGTGGTACTGGAAGCTAATGCTTCAGGACTACCGGTAGTGGTGGTGAAAAGTCCATTAAATGCAGCTATTGATCTTATTGATGAAGGGAAAAATGGTTTTATAGCTGAATCTTCTACTAATGGCCTTAAAAATAAGATAATCACCGCTATAGAGCATAAAGATGAGATGAAAACACAAGCCATTGAAAGTGCTAGAGAATATGATTGGGATAGAATCATTCCCTTACTGGAGCAATTCTATCAGGAAAGTCTATAA
- a CDS encoding glycosyltransferase (PFAM: Glycosyl transferases group 1) — MKILQTPVRFYPFTGGVENYVYNLSRELVKMDHEVEVICANEPPSDEFERVEGINVNRIPYYFKIANTNLTPSLPWAMRKFKFDIIHTHLPTPWTADWSAFYSRIKGKPLVLNYYNDIVGNGAAHYIAQLYNKTCLKLLLNQAERIIIIQENYLDYSPYLADYEDKIRVVPVGVDVNRFKPLEIEEEGNSIFFLSLLDEFHKYKGLEYLLNAIKIVKEDIKDVKLVVGGKGSLLEYYKSMAESLGIQDNVEFHGFISEEKIVEYYNHCSLFVLPSISSAQEGFGIVALEALACKKPVLTTDIVGIAQDLQETGSGKVVPKKDPEALASAILEILQDDHRYKMGEKGRKLVEDKYTWEIVAKLTDKVYKEIL, encoded by the coding sequence ATGAAAATACTACAAACACCGGTGCGTTTCTATCCATTTACTGGAGGTGTGGAAAACTATGTTTATAACCTTTCCCGTGAACTGGTGAAAATGGACCATGAAGTGGAGGTTATATGTGCAAATGAACCTCCATCTGATGAGTTTGAACGTGTGGAGGGGATAAATGTTAACCGGATACCCTATTATTTTAAAATCGCCAACACAAACTTAACTCCATCTTTACCATGGGCAATGAGGAAATTTAAGTTTGATATTATCCACACTCATCTCCCAACCCCCTGGACTGCAGACTGGAGTGCATTTTATTCCAGGATAAAGGGAAAACCTCTGGTATTGAATTATTACAATGACATAGTGGGTAATGGCGCCGCCCATTACATTGCACAGTTATACAATAAAACTTGCCTCAAGTTGTTACTCAATCAGGCTGAGAGGATAATTATAATTCAGGAAAATTACCTGGATTACTCTCCTTATCTGGCAGATTATGAAGATAAAATTAGGGTAGTGCCAGTGGGGGTTGATGTGAATCGATTTAAACCCCTGGAAATAGAAGAGGAGGGTAACAGCATATTCTTCCTCAGTCTCCTTGATGAATTCCACAAGTATAAAGGCCTGGAATATCTATTAAATGCAATAAAAATTGTTAAAGAAGATATTAAAGATGTTAAATTAGTTGTGGGTGGGAAGGGAAGTTTATTGGAATACTATAAATCCATGGCAGAATCACTGGGCATACAGGATAATGTGGAATTCCATGGATTCATTTCAGAAGAGAAAATCGTTGAATATTACAATCACTGCAGTCTCTTTGTGCTTCCTTCCATTTCTTCAGCACAGGAAGGATTTGGAATCGTTGCTCTGGAGGCTTTAGCCTGTAAAAAGCCAGTTTTAACCACAGATATAGTGGGAATTGCCCAGGACCTCCAAGAAACTGGATCAGGCAAGGTTGTTCCCAAAAAGGATCCAGAAGCACTGGCCAGTGCCATTTTAGAAATCCTTCAGGATGATCATAGATATAAAATGGGAGAAAAAGGGAGAAAACTTGTTGAAGATAAATATACTTGGGAAATTGTGGCTAAACTAACTGACAAAGTTTATAAAGAAATATTGTAA
- a CDS encoding putative membrane protein (PFAM: Protein of unknown function (DUF1616); Predicted membrane protein (DUF2206)): protein MFDKMKNFQIKEWILSLILLLMVTDVTILLNIPYLREIMVFICFTFVPGILIIHILKLNSLKFLKKIVLTVGLSVCFLIFMGLALNSLYPVIATPLSFWPIFITVNLTLMIFAIIAHHRNKNEFILSDFLNLKTNESEGSKLNSMLLLPFLFPVMAVIGTYFMNVTQNNIILMLMLFLIPAYVVAMVFLKDRTTSATYPVALSMIGLSLLLMHGLTSFHVMGRDVQFEFHFFNLALNNAYWNSIGDILQFNAYNSCLSVTILPVIFKVLSNMNSEYIFKIYYALIGTILPLILYIIFRKYFSRQNSFFAALIFIFQPYFIYFLGIARQEIALMFFLLALLVFYDDSMTKNIKKLLFVIFMISVVVSHYATAYVTFLVVIPILLFPFLKSVVKDRKHIKFTNFDVLAVILIFMAIWYVFVAGSQYTAASDTLNAASIGAGGVDVTSQKDIKVLAVFGMGLTSIPNAISVIVNDLIIFIMGLGFLSIIWNYKSCKNRIKSSYIMGMIMSPLVLTLPLILPNLSIIYDIQRLFLQLVVFLGPLFLIGMGFITRKLKIQNLKPVIILVLIISLFSCSTYLTYHFSGISYSPYYEYNGSLRDEHFIYDQELSSAAWIQNNSIQNSSVLSDSIEFSRLLLANNNFSTINANRSNSNYFVYLGFANVNEGIMYPKAEFPENIEKFPNLFINKSRVYDNGGSRVLYGPVTIS from the coding sequence ATGTTTGATAAAATGAAGAATTTTCAGATAAAAGAATGGATTTTATCGTTAATACTGTTACTTATGGTAACTGATGTAACAATACTCCTTAACATACCCTATTTAAGGGAAATAATGGTATTCATCTGTTTTACCTTTGTTCCAGGAATTTTAATCATACACATCCTTAAATTAAATTCTCTGAAGTTTCTTAAAAAAATCGTTCTAACCGTGGGTTTAAGTGTATGCTTTTTAATCTTCATGGGACTGGCATTAAACAGCCTTTACCCAGTTATAGCCACACCACTATCATTCTGGCCAATATTTATTACAGTTAACTTAACACTGATGATTTTCGCCATTATAGCTCACCATCGAAATAAAAATGAATTCATTTTATCCGACTTTTTAAATTTGAAAACCAATGAGTCTGAGGGAAGTAAACTTAATTCAATGTTATTATTACCGTTTTTATTTCCGGTAATGGCTGTTATTGGCACTTACTTCATGAACGTGACTCAGAATAATATTATTTTAATGCTGATGTTATTTTTGATTCCTGCCTACGTTGTTGCCATGGTGTTCCTTAAAGACAGGACAACCAGTGCCACATATCCAGTAGCGCTCTCCATGATTGGGTTAAGTTTGCTTTTAATGCATGGATTAACATCATTCCATGTGATGGGAAGAGATGTGCAATTTGAATTTCACTTCTTTAACCTGGCATTGAACAATGCTTACTGGAATTCAATTGGAGATATTCTTCAGTTTAATGCTTATAACTCCTGTTTGAGTGTCACCATATTACCGGTTATATTCAAGGTTCTCAGCAACATGAACAGTGAATATATTTTCAAAATATATTACGCTTTAATTGGAACCATACTACCCTTAATTCTCTACATCATATTCCGGAAATATTTCTCCCGTCAAAATTCCTTTTTTGCAGCGTTAATATTCATATTCCAGCCTTATTTCATTTACTTTTTAGGAATAGCACGGCAGGAAATAGCATTAATGTTCTTTTTACTGGCACTTCTGGTGTTCTATGATGACAGTATGACTAAAAACATTAAAAAATTGTTATTTGTAATTTTCATGATATCAGTGGTTGTCTCCCATTATGCAACTGCGTATGTAACATTTTTAGTTGTAATACCCATACTCCTATTCCCCTTCCTGAAGAGTGTTGTTAAGGATAGGAAACATATTAAATTCACAAATTTCGATGTGCTCGCTGTGATTTTAATTTTCATGGCCATATGGTATGTTTTTGTTGCAGGATCACAGTATACTGCTGCTTCTGATACACTTAACGCTGCCAGTATTGGTGCTGGGGGTGTGGATGTGACCTCGCAAAAAGATATCAAGGTACTGGCAGTATTTGGTATGGGACTTACATCTATTCCCAATGCAATCAGTGTTATTGTAAACGATTTGATCATCTTCATAATGGGATTGGGATTCCTGAGTATCATCTGGAACTATAAATCATGCAAAAACCGGATCAAAAGTTCATATATAATGGGAATGATAATGAGCCCCCTGGTTTTAACCCTACCCTTAATATTACCAAACCTATCAATAATCTATGATATACAGAGATTATTCCTGCAACTCGTTGTATTTTTAGGGCCTTTATTCCTGATAGGGATGGGCTTTATAACCCGAAAATTGAAGATTCAGAATCTGAAACCAGTGATAATTCTGGTGTTAATCATTTCCCTGTTTTCCTGTAGTACCTACCTGACCTATCACTTCAGTGGCATATCCTACTCTCCTTACTATGAATATAATGGGTCACTGCGCGATGAACACTTTATCTACGATCAGGAACTGAGCTCTGCTGCATGGATTCAGAATAACTCAATACAGAATTCAAGCGTTTTATCCGATTCAATAGAATTTTCACGATTATTGCTGGCTAATAATAATTTCTCTACCATCAACGCCAATCGATCCAACAGTAACTACTTTGTTTACCTTGGATTTGCCAATGTTAATGAGGGGATAATGTATCCCAAGGCAGAGTTCCCGGAAAATATAGAAAAATTCCCTAACCTCTTCATCAATAAGAGTAGAGTGTATGATAATGGTGGTTCTAGAGTTCTGTATGGGCCTGTAACTATATCTTAA